The Streptomyces sp. NBC_00510 genomic interval GCCGCTCGACGACCTCCAGGTCCGGGTGGGGCTCACCGGTGCGGGGCGCCTCGCCGACGAACTCGACGGTGCCGGAGAGTTCGACGCCGCGCAGTTCGCCGTACTCCGTGCCGTCGTCGACGACGACCGCGACCCGCGGGTCACGCCGCAGGTCGGCCCAGCGGCGGCTGCGGACGATCGAGTACAGCCACAGGGACGTCCCGTCCCAGACGAACCACAGCGCGCCCACGTGCGGGCGGCCGTCGGGCGAGACGGTCGCGACGCGGCAGGTGCGCTGCGCGCCGAGGAAGGCGTCGGCCTCCTGCGGGGTCATCATGATCCGGCGTCCGCGCCGCTGTGCGACGGCCATGTGCGCCCCCACTTCCTGCCTGACGGTTCGTCAGATACGGTCACTTGGGACGACGGTAGGGCAGCCGCGCGCAAGGGGGCAAGCATGACGGACGGCAACCGGCACCGCAGGCTCGACGCGCTCCTGACCCCCCGGTCCACCGCCGTGCTCACCGTCGAGTGCCAGCGCGGGGTGGTTGGTCCGGGCGGCGCGCTGCCGGAACTCGCGGCCGCCGTAAGGGCCTCCGGGGCGCTGGACGCCATCGCGCGGCTGGTCACCGCGGCCCACGCGGCGGGCGCCACCGTGGTGCACGCCGTCGCCGAACGCCGCGCCGACGGCCGCGGGTCCAGCCGCAACGCGCGGATCTTCCGCGCCGCCGAGCGGCTGCCCGTCCTGCAGGTCGCGGGCACACCGGCGGTCGAGGTCGCCGAGGAGATAGCGGTCGGTGCCGGCGACTTCGTCGTGCGACGGCTGCACGGGCTGTCGCCGGTCGCCGGCACCGGCCTCGACGCCGTGCTGCGCAACCTGGGCGTGCGCACGGTCGTCGTCACCGGGGTGTCGGCCAACGTGGCCGTTCCCAACGCCGTCTTCGACGCGGTCAACCTCGGCTACCAGGCGGTCGTGCCCGCGGACGCCATCGCCGGGGTGCCGGAGTCGTACACCGCGGACATGGTCCGGCACACCCTCGCGCTCGTCGCCACGGTCACCACCGCCGACGAGGTCATCGGCAGCTGGAAACGGTCCGGGCCGGGCCCGGGGGGGCTCAGGCCAGGGCCACTGAGTCCCCCTCCACCTTGATGTTCGCCGCCGGCAGCGGCTGGGTCGCCGGGCCGTTGGCCACGCTGCCGTCCTTGATGCTGAACTTGCTGCCGTGGCAGGGGCAGTTGATCGTGCCGCCCGCGATCTCGTTGACGGCGCAGCCCTGATGGGTGCAGATCGCCGAGAAGGCCTTGAACGAGCCCGCCTCGGGCTGGCAGACGACGACCTTCTTGTCCGCGAAGATCTTGCCGCCGCCGACCGGGATGTCCGAGGTCTTGGCCAGCGCCGCCTCGGCCCCGCCGCCGGCGGGCGCCGACCCCCCGGCCCCTTGGTCGCCGCCCTGCGGGGGCGCGGCAGGGCTGTAGGCGCCCGCGGAGTCGTTGGAGTCACCGCACGCGGCCAGCGCGGCCGCGAGCCCCGCCGCACCCACCCCGGCGACCACGGCGCGGCGGGTCGGAGCTCCTGCGGTGCCAGTCGTCTCGGCCATGCGTCACACATCCTGTTGCCTCGTCCGTTCCGGACCGCCAGCCGGGGCCCGGGAGCGTCGGTCACGCCCTGCCCTGTCGTACGGACGAGATGGGTGGGCCGTTCAACCATCCCCCGGAAATTCACATGGCACGCCGGATCGCCGTCACTAAGGTGAGGGGTGCCGCGAAGCGCCGCCCCTCGGGCGGCGGGCACTCGCCGCACCCTTCGGGGACGACAACTGGACACGGGTGGCCGGCGAAGCGCAGCGCGGAGTTCCTTCGGATCCGGCGGTTGCGGGTTCGAGTCCCGCCCGGCCGTCCACTGGACGGCCGGTAGCTCAACCGGCAGAGCACCAGACACACTTCGCGCGTCAGGTACTCGCCGGCCTCCCGTGTCCGGTTCCGTCGTCCCCGACCGGTCGCCTCGCGGCCGGGCCGGGGGCTGCACCGGCGCCACGAAGCGAAGCAGGGGCTTACTTCTGACTCACGCAGTCCGTGGGTTCGAATCCTACCGGTCCCCTCGGGGACCGTCGTCCAGCGGCCAAGGACAATGCGGCTCCTGCGAGCAGGTACTCGTGGCGCCCGGCAGCCCCTGCGCGGCCCGGAACCCCCCGACTGCAGGAGACGGACGAGATGGCCAAGTTCGCATCGGCGCGCACCGCGCCGGTGTCGCCGCTGACCACGACCGGCGTGACCACCACCTTCGAGGGCGGCGCCGGCTTCACCCGCGACGCGAAGAGCGACCTGTTCCTGTTCGCTGCGACCAACATGGTGGGCGAGGACACGTTCTACGAGTCCGCCGGCGACCGCGACCGGCGCTTCCGCGACCTCGTGCACGCCGCCACACGGCAGGACCCCGACTGGGTCGCCCGGTTCGTGCCGTATCTGCGGGGCGAGATGAACATGCGGTCCGCCGCGGTCGTCGTCGCCGCCGAATCGGCGCTCGCCCGCAAGGAGGGCACCGAGCGCGAGGCGACGGTGCCGGTGCGCAGGATGGTCGCGGACGCGATGCTCCGCGCCGACGAGCCCGCCGAGTTCCTCGCTTACTGGGTCGCGCGCACCGGCCGCAGGACCCTGCCCGGCGGTGTCCAGCGCGGAGTCGCCGACGCCGTCGCCCGCCTCTACACCGAGCGGGCCGCGCTGAAGTACGACGGCACAGCCGCGCGGTGGCGCATGGCGGACGTCGTCGCGCTGGCCAAGCCGGTACCGGCCGGGCCGTGGCAGGCCGACCTCTTCGACCACCTCGCCGACCGCCGCTGGAAGCGGGAGACCGTGCGCGTCACGGACCGCCTGCCGGTCCTGACGGCGTACCGCGACGCGATGCGGATGCCCCGGGCCGAGCGGCGCTCCTGGTTCCTGGCGGACCCGGTCCGGTTGCGCGCGGCCGGCATGACCTGGGAGCAGCTCTCGGGCCTCGGCGCGATGGACGCCCCGGCATGGTCGGCGATGATCCCGTCCATGGGGCTGATGGCCCTCACGCGGAACCTGCGCGGCTTCGACGAGGCCGGGGTCCCCGACGACGTCGCCGAGCGGGTGTGCGCCCGGCTGGCGGACCCGGAGGAGGTCCGGCGCTCGAGGCAGTTCCCCTTCCGCTTCCTGTCGGCGTACCGCACCGCACCGTCCCTGCGCTGGGCCCACGCGCTGGAACGGGCGCTGACCGCGGCCACGGCGAACATCCCGGCCCTGCCCGGGCGCACGCTGGTGCTGGTGGACACCTCCGCCTCGATGCGGGACCGCGTGTCGTGGAGGTCCACGGTCCGGCACGTGGACGTGGGCGCGCTCTTCGCGGTGGCCCTGGCCGCACGGGGCTGCGCGGTCGACCTGTACGGCTACGCGGACGGCGTCTTCCGGCACCCGCTGTCGAAGGGCGGATCCGTCCTGGCGCAGACGGAGGCGTTCTGCGCCCGGATCGGCGAGGTCGGCCACGGCACGGAGACGGTCGCCGCGCTCAGGGCGGCGTACCGGGCCCACGACCGCGTGGTGATCGTGTCGGACATGCAGGCCTTCCACCACCCCGGCCACGGAGGCGGCGCCCTCGACCGGGGCCGCGAGGGGCACCGGGGCCTGTCGGTGTCGGAGTCGGTCCCGGCCGACGTGCCGGTGTTCGGGGTCGACACGAGCGGCTACGCGCCGGCGGCGATCGACACCGTGCGGCCGCACCGGTACGAGATCGGCGGCTTCTCCGACAAGCTCTTCACCATGGTCGACCTGCTCAGCCGGAACCACGGCGCGGCGTGGCCATGGGAGACCGATCATTAGGATGCGTCCATGGAGGAAGTGACCGGGATCCGCTACGTCACGCCGTTGCGTGAGGGCGGATCGGTTCCCGGGGTCGTCGAGGCCGACGACCTGGGGACCTACGTGGTGAAGTTCGTGGGTGCCGCACAGGGGCGCAAGGCGCTGGTCGCGGAGGTGATCGCGGGGGAGCTGGCCCGGCGGCTGGGCATGCGGGTGCCGGTGCTGGTGCGGTTCCAGTTCGACCCGGTGATCGGGCTCGGCGAGCCGGACCAGGAGATCCAGGACCTGCTGAAGGCCAGCGGCGGCCTCAACCTCGGCATGGACTTCCTCCCCGGCGCGCTCGGCTTCGACCCGCTGGTCTTCGAGGTGGAGTCCGGCGAGGCGGGCCGGATCGTGTGGTTCGACGCCCTCGTGGGCAACGTCGACCGCTCGTGGCGCAACCCGAACATGCTGGTCTGGCACCAGGACGTCTGGCTGATCGACCACGGTGCCTCGCTGATCTTCCACCACAACTGGAAGGGTGCCGACCAGGCCGCGGACAAGCCGTACGACGCCGCCGACCACGCCCTCGCCCGCTTCGCCCCGGACATCGAGGCCGCCGCCCGCGACCTCGCCCCGCGGGTGGACGAGGCGCTGCTGCGCGAGGTCACCGCCCAGGTCCCCGACGAGTGGCTGGTGGACGAGCCCGGTTTCGCCGGCCCGGACGAGGTGCGGCGCGCGTACGAGCGGGTGCTGCTGGCGCGCGCCGGCACCGTGGGGGAGCGGATCACCCTCGCCCCGAAGCAGCAGGAGAAGCAGGCGCCGCCGGAGTGGCTGCGTACCTGGGTCGAGGGGAAGGCCGCCAAGTGAGCACGGCGAGCGGGCGCGATGTGTTCGAGTACGCCCTGGTGCGCGTGATGCCGCGGATCGAGCGCGGCGAGCTGATCAACGCGGGTGTGCTGGTCTACTGCCGTGCCAAGTCCTTCGTGGGGGCCCGGGTCCACCTGGACGAGACCCGACTGCGCTGCCTCGACCCCGACGTGGACGTCGCCGGCGTACGGGCGGCGCTGCGCGGCTACGAGGGCATCTGCGCGGGCGGCGAGCGGGCCGGGCAGGCGGCGGAGGACGATCCGGGGCGCCGCTTCCGGTGGCTGACGGCGCCGCGCAGCACCATCGTGCAGCCGGGCCCGATCCACACCGGGCTGACCGAGGACCCGCAGGCCGAGGTGGACCGTCTGCTGGATCTTCTGGTGCGCTGAGCCACATCGGCGCGGTGGGCGTTGACACAGGGTCACTGCGCTCCTACGGTTTCGGCTACGGGACGTACTAAGCGGTCGCTCACCTGCGCGACCGCTCCCCACAGGGCTGAGGAGAGCAGATGTCGACCACCGAGCAGCGCGTAGCGATCGTGACAGGGGCGGCGCGCGGCATCGGCGCCGCCACCGCCGTGCGCCTGGCCGCGGAGGGCCGCGCCGTGGCCGTGCTGGACCTCGACGAGACCGCGTGCAAGGACACCGTCGAGCAGATCACCAAGGCGGGCGGCCGGGCCGTCGCCATCGGCGCCGACGTCTCCGACGAGGAGCAGGTAGCGGCCGCGGTCGCGCGCGTCGCCGCGGAGCTCGGGGCGCCGACGATCCTCGTCAACAACGCGGGCGTGCTCCGCGACAACCTGCTGTTCAAGATGAGCGCGTCCGACTGGGACACGGTCATGAACGTGCACCTGCGCGGCGCCTTCCTGATGACCCGCGCCGTCCAGAAGCACATGGTGGACGCGAACTTCGGCCGCGTGGTCAACCTGTCCTCGTCCTCCGCCCTCGGCAACCGCGGCCAGGCCAACTACTCCGCCGCCAAGGCCGGCCTGCAGGGCTTCACCAAGACCCTCGCGCACGAGCTCGGCAAGTTCGGCGTCACGGCCAACGCCGTCGCCCCCGGCTTCATCGTCACCGACATGACGGCCGCCACCGCCGCCCGCATCGGCATGGGCTTCGAGGAGTTCCAGGCCGCGGCCGCCACCCAGATCCCCGTCCAGCGCGTCGGCAACCCGGACGACGTCGCCAACGCCATCGCCTTCTTCACCGGCGATGCCGCGGGCTTCGTCTCCGGCCAGGTGCTGTACGTGGCCGGCGGACCGCTCGACTGACCCGCGACAGGAGACCCGCATCATGAGCAACCAGCCCGACGGCGGACGCGTGGCGATCGTCACCGGCGCCAGCCGCGGCATCGGCTACGGCATCGCCGAGGCGCTCGTCGCCCGCGGCGACCGCGTCGTCATCACCGGCCGAAACGAGGAGGCGCTGAAGGAGGCCGTCGAACGGCTCGGCGCCGACCGGGCCCTCGGCGTGGCCGGCAAGGCCCACGACGAGGCGCACCAGGCCGAGGTCGTCGAGCGGACGATGGAGGCCTTCGGCCGCGTCGACTACCTTGCCAACAACGCCGGTACGAACCCGGTCTTCGGCCCGCTCGCCGAGCTCGACCTCGGCGTCGCCCGCAAGGTCTTCGAGACCAACGTCATCTCCGCGCTCGGCTTCGCCCAGCAGACGTACAAGGCGTGGATGAAGGAGAACGGCGGCGCGATCGTCAACATCGCCTCCGTGGCGGGCATCAGCGCCTCCCCCTTCATCGGCGCGTACGGCATGAGCAAGGCCGCGATGGTCAACCTCACGCTGCAGCTCGCCTCCGAGATGGCGCCCGGCGTCCGCGCCAACGCCATCGCCCCCGCGGTCGTCAAGACCAGGTTCGCCTCCGCCCTCTACGAGGGCCGCGAGGAGCAGGCCGCTTCCGCCTACCCGCTGGGGCGGCTCGGCGTGCCCGAGGACATCGGCGGCGCCGCCGCCTTCCTGCTCTCGGACGCGGCGGCCTGGATCACCGGCCAGACCCTGGTCGTGGACGGCGGCATCTTCCTCAACGCCGGCGTCGGCGCCTGAGGCTTGCGTCCGCCCGCACTCCCACGTGCACGGTCCCTGGTGCCGGCCGCCGTAGCGGCGGGCGGCACCAGGGACTCGCCCGTATCCGGGGAGTGCACGCGGTGACGCACATCGGCCGGCGTCGCCGGACCGGGGGTCGGCACCCCGTGCCCGGGCGGGCCTGAGGGAAAGCCTGCGCAGGCTGGGCACCGGCCACGTCGACGTCCACTGCGTCCGCATCGAGGACCCGCGCGTCCTGCCCGACCCCGAACCGGAGTTGCGGGCCCGGATGGACACGGTCTGACACCCGGCCGGGCGGATTGTCAGTGCGGAACGGTACGTTCGTCCCCAGTAACGGATCGCGTACCGGAGGTTCCCGACGTGCCCATCACGCTGCCCGAGTCCTGGCAGGCCGTCCTCGGTGAGGAGCTGGAGAAGCCCTACTTCACCCAGCTCACCGAGTTCGTGGAGGAGGAGCGCGGGAAGCACAAGGTCTTCCCGCCGCGCGAGCAGGTCTTCGCGGCCCTGGAGGCCACGCCCTACGACAAGGTGAAGGTGCTGGTCCTCGGCCAGGACCCGTACCACGGCGAGGGCCAGGGGCACGGGCTGTGCTTCTCGGTGCAGCCGGGCGTCAAGACCCCGCCCTCCCTGCGGAACATCTTCAAGGAGATGAAGGAGGAGTACGGCTACCCGATCCCGGACAACGGCTACCTGATGCCGTGGGCGGAGCAGGGCGTGCTGCTGCTCAACGCGGTGCTGACGGTGCGCGAGGCCGAGGCCAACTCGCACAAGGGCAAGGGCTGGGAGAAGTTCACCGACGCGGTCATCAAGGCCGTCGCGTCCCGGCCCGACCCGGCGGTCTTCGTCCTGTGGGGCAACTACGCCAAGAAGAAGCTGCCGCTGATCGACACCGAGCGGCACGCGGTCGTGCAGGGCGCCCACCCGTCGCCGCTGTCGGCCAAGCTCTTCCTGGGCAGCCGTCCCTTCACCCAGATCGACGAGGCGCTCAAGGCACAGGGCCACGACCCGGTGGACTGGCGCATCCCGGACCTGGGCCGCTGAGTCCGTGCCCGGGCCGGGCGACGCACGGGGGTCGTCGCCGGGCCCGGGCCGCACGCTCGGCGCGGCGGCGCCATGCCCCGGAGCGGGGGTCAGTCGCCGGTGACCCCGTCGATGCGTTCACGGATCAGGTCGGCGTGGCCGTTGTGGCGGGCGTACTCCTCGATCATGTGGACGTAGATCCAGCGCAGGGAGATTTCGTGCCTGCCGCGGCGCAGCCCGGTGTCGTCGAGCGACCGGTGGCGGGTCAGCTCGCGGGCGTGCGCGATCTCGGCGCGCCAGGTGGCGAACGCCTCGGCGGTGTCGGCCTGGCCGAGGTCGTGGAACTCGCCGTCGGGGTCCTCCTCGGTGAGGTAGAGCGGGGGCACGTCCTCTCCGGCGAGCACGGTGCGGAACCAGCCCCGTTCGACCCCCGCCATGTGCCGGACCAGGCCGAGCAGGGTGAGGTCGGAGGGGGGCGCGCTGGGGGTGCGCAGCTGTTCGTCGTCCAGGCCGGCGCACTTCATCGCGAGGGTGTCGCGGTGGAAGTCCAGCCAGCTCTCCAGCATGGTGCGCTCGTCGGCGATGTAGGGCGGGTCGGTGCGCTCCGGTGTCGTCGTCATGGCCGTCATGATGGCGGGGGCCTCTGACAGCGTCGACGCATTAACCGGCCGAGCCGCCGGAGCCGCCGGAGCCGCCGCCGAGCATCCCGCGCAGCAGGTCGGCCGCGCCCGCCCGCAACTCGGCCTCGGGCGGGGGCGACACGGACCCGGCGCCCGCGACGGAGTGGAAGAGGACGCCGTCGCACCACGCGATGAGCGACCGCGCGTGACGCTCCGGTTCGGCGGAGCCCACGGCGC includes:
- a CDS encoding SDR family oxidoreductase; translation: MSNQPDGGRVAIVTGASRGIGYGIAEALVARGDRVVITGRNEEALKEAVERLGADRALGVAGKAHDEAHQAEVVERTMEAFGRVDYLANNAGTNPVFGPLAELDLGVARKVFETNVISALGFAQQTYKAWMKENGGAIVNIASVAGISASPFIGAYGMSKAAMVNLTLQLASEMAPGVRANAIAPAVVKTRFASALYEGREEQAASAYPLGRLGVPEDIGGAAAFLLSDAAAWITGQTLVVDGGIFLNAGVGA
- a CDS encoding uracil-DNA glycosylase — encoded protein: MPITLPESWQAVLGEELEKPYFTQLTEFVEEERGKHKVFPPREQVFAALEATPYDKVKVLVLGQDPYHGEGQGHGLCFSVQPGVKTPPSLRNIFKEMKEEYGYPIPDNGYLMPWAEQGVLLLNAVLTVREAEANSHKGKGWEKFTDAVIKAVASRPDPAVFVLWGNYAKKKLPLIDTERHAVVQGAHPSPLSAKLFLGSRPFTQIDEALKAQGHDPVDWRIPDLGR
- a CDS encoding pyridoxamine 5'-phosphate oxidase family protein, producing MAVAQRRGRRIMMTPQEADAFLGAQRTCRVATVSPDGRPHVGALWFVWDGTSLWLYSIVRSRRWADLRRDPRVAVVVDDGTEYGELRGVELSGTVEFVGEAPRTGEPHPDLEVVERLFAAKNFGLESMPHDGRHAWLRLTPDSVVSWDFRKMPGLG
- a CDS encoding TROVE domain-containing protein is translated as MAKFASARTAPVSPLTTTGVTTTFEGGAGFTRDAKSDLFLFAATNMVGEDTFYESAGDRDRRFRDLVHAATRQDPDWVARFVPYLRGEMNMRSAAVVVAAESALARKEGTEREATVPVRRMVADAMLRADEPAEFLAYWVARTGRRTLPGGVQRGVADAVARLYTERAALKYDGTAARWRMADVVALAKPVPAGPWQADLFDHLADRRWKRETVRVTDRLPVLTAYRDAMRMPRAERRSWFLADPVRLRAAGMTWEQLSGLGAMDAPAWSAMIPSMGLMALTRNLRGFDEAGVPDDVAERVCARLADPEEVRRSRQFPFRFLSAYRTAPSLRWAHALERALTAATANIPALPGRTLVLVDTSASMRDRVSWRSTVRHVDVGALFAVALAARGCAVDLYGYADGVFRHPLSKGGSVLAQTEAFCARIGEVGHGTETVAALRAAYRAHDRVVIVSDMQAFHHPGHGGGALDRGREGHRGLSVSESVPADVPVFGVDTSGYAPAAIDTVRPHRYEIGGFSDKLFTMVDLLSRNHGAAWPWETDH
- a CDS encoding DinB family protein; its protein translation is MTTTPERTDPPYIADERTMLESWLDFHRDTLAMKCAGLDDEQLRTPSAPPSDLTLLGLVRHMAGVERGWFRTVLAGEDVPPLYLTEEDPDGEFHDLGQADTAEAFATWRAEIAHARELTRHRSLDDTGLRRGRHEISLRWIYVHMIEEYARHNGHADLIRERIDGVTGD
- a CDS encoding Rieske (2Fe-2S) protein, whose translation is MAETTGTAGAPTRRAVVAGVGAAGLAAALAACGDSNDSAGAYSPAAPPQGGDQGAGGSAPAGGGAEAALAKTSDIPVGGGKIFADKKVVVCQPEAGSFKAFSAICTHQGCAVNEIAGGTINCPCHGSKFSIKDGSVANGPATQPLPAANIKVEGDSVALA
- a CDS encoding DUF3037 domain-containing protein, with the translated sequence MPRIERGELINAGVLVYCRAKSFVGARVHLDETRLRCLDPDVDVAGVRAALRGYEGICAGGERAGQAAEDDPGRRFRWLTAPRSTIVQPGPIHTGLTEDPQAEVDRLLDLLVR
- a CDS encoding cysteine hydrolase, yielding MTDGNRHRRLDALLTPRSTAVLTVECQRGVVGPGGALPELAAAVRASGALDAIARLVTAAHAAGATVVHAVAERRADGRGSSRNARIFRAAERLPVLQVAGTPAVEVAEEIAVGAGDFVVRRLHGLSPVAGTGLDAVLRNLGVRTVVVTGVSANVAVPNAVFDAVNLGYQAVVPADAIAGVPESYTADMVRHTLALVATVTTADEVIGSWKRSGPGPGGLRPGPLSPPPP
- the fabG gene encoding 3-oxoacyl-ACP reductase FabG encodes the protein MSTTEQRVAIVTGAARGIGAATAVRLAAEGRAVAVLDLDETACKDTVEQITKAGGRAVAIGADVSDEEQVAAAVARVAAELGAPTILVNNAGVLRDNLLFKMSASDWDTVMNVHLRGAFLMTRAVQKHMVDANFGRVVNLSSSSALGNRGQANYSAAKAGLQGFTKTLAHELGKFGVTANAVAPGFIVTDMTAATAARIGMGFEEFQAAAATQIPVQRVGNPDDVANAIAFFTGDAAGFVSGQVLYVAGGPLD